The segment GATCCTGACCTAAAGTCTATAGATCTAGTGGTCGACACTTACTTCGTCTTCACCTCGATCTGTAACAAACTCTACGAAGGGCTCTATCACGTGAAGGATAAGCTAACGATTTATAGGCTTCACTCTCTTAATACAGGTAATCCATCAACCTTATCACAACGAGTATCAAATTTTGGTAGATTCCTTCACGATTATGACTTATTTTTTAATAAGTTTAAGGATTGTAGTAAAGAAGTAAAAAAAAGCCTTGAATTTTATAGGATTAGTAGCAAGCTAAACTATTATAGATCGTATTTACTTTTAAATAGAAAGAGTTCACCAGATATGGATTTCACATTAGGCGAAAAACTTCAGTTATTAACTATTCCTGCCTCTGACGCATGGTCATCTAAGCTTAATTTAGCTATAAAACTTACTGGACTTGTATTGTTTTTACCTAAGCCAATAAGAGATAAGATTATTACATATAGGACAAAAAAGATTTTTAATATAAAATAATATAAAAATATTGCTTATATCCTAATTTAGTTATAACCTACTATCATTTCATACCCAATATTTATCCCATAATAAATATATTACTAATTATCAGCTTCTTACATCAACATAAACTATCATTATACTTAAAATTGGCCTTAGATTCCCTTAGTCTAGGCAAATTCCTATCCTTATCAGAGAGCATAGGATCGTTAGCTGGCCATTTGACATTTATTTCATCATCATTCCATATTATTCCAGAATCATGATCCTTAGAAAACTCCTTAGTAACCATGTAAATTACGTGAGATTCCTCTAACGCATAAAAACCATGAGTGAAACCAGCTGGAATCCATAATAGTTTACCTGGCGTTAACTCTACACTAACCCACTTTTTATAAGTAGGGGAGCCCACCCTTAAGTCAACTCCAACATCAAATATCTTACCAAATATTACAGTAACTAGTTTACCTTGAGCGTAGGGATTTAATTGAAAGTGTAAACCCCTCAAAACTCCCTTTTTGGAAAAAGAATGATTAATCTGTGGGAAATTGCAAGGAACGTAGTTTTTAAAATCGCTTTCCTTGTATAGTTCCTCAAAATATCCCCTACTGTCTGAAAATTGCTTAGAAATTATTAAAACAACTTCAGGTATTTCCATCCTTTTGAATTCAAATGGCATGCCTAAATTACTTTAAGATGAATTAAAAGTTATTTAGGTAAGCTACTTGGCAATCTTAGACCTTTAAACGTTAAGATCTATTATTTCACTCTTTAGGATCTTTAATGCTTCAATTAAATTCAATGGCCTATTCACCTTTAAAACGTTGTTGGCTTTCTCCACGTTTAATGAGGAGTTTTTAGGCCTTTTAGCCTTCCACTTAATCTCACTCATAGTTGTTGGAGTTATGAGTTCTTTATTTGATTCAAAAACCTCAGCCAACTTAACTGAAAATTCATACCTACTTACTTGAGAAGCGTCGGTTAAATGAATTATAAAATTATAACGCTTGTAACTTTCTATTAGCTCCTTTAACATTAGAGCGAAACTAGTATTTAGAGTAGGTGAAGTTATCTGATCTGTTACCACGTTAACTTTCTCGTTATTTTTTAACTTCTTAATAAGCCATAGAGCGAAATTATCTTTTTCGCTAGCTGGATTACTACCATAGGGAGTACTAGTTCTAGCAATGATAAAAGAGCTTGAATTTTCCATTACCTCCCTTTCACCTTGAAGTTTAGTTAAACCGTAAAAGTTGATTGGATTTGGTTCATCCTCCTCCCTATAGTTCCCCTTTACCCCATCGAATACGTAGTCCGTTGAAACGTAAACTAGTAGAGAACCGTGTTGATTAGACGATTTAGCGATTTCTCTGGTAACATCCACATTTAACAATTTAGCAAGTCCCTTGTCCTCTTCGCACTTATCAACGTTTGTTAACGCAGCAGCATGAATCACTACATCTGGTTTAATCTCACTTACAATTTTCCTCACGTTATCAAGTTTAGATAGGTCAGACATTACGTAATTTCCCTCAGGCTTACTAGTATTATAAACTCCTATCACCTCGTGAGAAGTAGAGAAAA is part of the Metallosphaera cuprina Ar-4 genome and harbors:
- a CDS encoding glycosyltransferase family A protein translates to MISVTVTDYNKRGYLKHALNSVFNQTLDKGLYEVILTKKKEDREVDDYARKNGAKVVYEETPRLGERIYNAMQESKGNIITFLEDDDMYDENRLQVINDAFKERKIGGFRNQVILIDQFGNKTKEELKEDEILNPKTYNHRKHFMPLVNNSSIALKRDLIDPDLKSIDLVVDTYFVFTSICNKLYEGLYHVKDKLTIYRLHSLNTGNPSTLSQRVSNFGRFLHDYDLFFNKFKDCSKEVKKSLEFYRISSKLNYYRSYLLLNRKSSPDMDFTLGEKLQLLTIPASDAWSSKLNLAIKLTGLVLFLPKPIRDKIITYRTKKIFNIK
- the rfbC gene encoding dTDP-4-dehydrorhamnose 3,5-epimerase, translating into MPFEFKRMEIPEVVLIISKQFSDSRGYFEELYKESDFKNYVPCNFPQINHSFSKKGVLRGLHFQLNPYAQGKLVTVIFGKIFDVGVDLRVGSPTYKKWVSVELTPGKLLWIPAGFTHGFYALEESHVIYMVTKEFSKDHDSGIIWNDDEINVKWPANDPMLSDKDRNLPRLRESKANFKYNDSLC
- the rfbD gene encoding dTDP-4-dehydrorhamnose reductase gives rise to the protein MRLRVLLTGAGGLLGKKISQIFSTSHEVIGVYNTSKPEGNYVMSDLSKLDNVRKIVSEIKPDVVIHAAALTNVDKCEEDKGLAKLLNVDVTREIAKSSNQHGSLLVYVSTDYVFDGVKGNYREEDEPNPINFYGLTKLQGEREVMENSSSFIIARTSTPYGSNPASEKDNFALWLIKKLKNNEKVNVVTDQITSPTLNTSFALMLKELIESYKRYNFIIHLTDASQVSRYEFSVKLAEVFESNKELITPTTMSEIKWKAKRPKNSSLNVEKANNVLKVNRPLNLIEALKILKSEIIDLNV